GCGCACGCCGCCGCAAGGGCCGTTGCGCAACTGCTTGGGGCAGTTCATCGGGCACGACATGCCGGTCGAGGACAGGATGCACTGGCCGCACATGCGGCAGTCGAACATGAAGCCCTTGACGCGCTTCTCGACGAACTTCACCGGAGCTTCGACACGGCCATAGCCGATGCCTTTCCACAGGGGGTGGAGCAACAGGAACATGTCGGCGAATTTGGCATAGAACCATTCCAGCAGACGCGAATGCCTGATCGACCACAGCCGGATCGCGAAAGAGCGCTGCACGCGCCGCTGCGGCGACACGTCGGCCGGCTTGTAGTCGGATTTCGGCGCTGCCTTCTTGACCAGAGTGGCCTGGGTAACCGCCGGCTGAGTCTCAGACATTTTCTTTGCCGCCCGCCTTCACCAGAGCGACCAGCCGCTCACGGTCGTATTTCGTGTCGAGATCCTGAAAGGCCTTCTCGACCTCGGCTTCGAGATCATCGCCG
The nucleotide sequence above comes from Mesorhizobium shangrilense. Encoded proteins:
- a CDS encoding methylenetetrahydrofolate reductase C-terminal domain-containing protein, whose product is MSETQPAVTQATLVKKAAPKSDYKPADVSPQRRVQRSFAIRLWSIRHSRLLEWFYAKFADMFLLLHPLWKGIGYGRVEAPVKFVEKRVKGFMFDCRMCGQCILSSTGMSCPMNCPKQLRNGPCGGVRANGNCEVEPDMPCVWVKAWEGSQNMVNSDKILTVQKPVDQSLRETSAWLRVTAQSAAAREAAQAPKTGASA